The genome window TGTGGATCAGGTGGTAATGAGCCTACCCCTCTAGATGTTTTTTATCAAACAGTAAATCAAGACAATAATCGTCAAGAAATTCTGACAAAAGAATTATCCTTTTACAGTGGTGGTGGGTACGAGTATCGTTCTCAAATCATAGATTTCAATTCAAATATCATTTCTACAGAAATCATCTCTGGAGATAGTTTGAGCCAAGTGGAAGACAATGGCATTATTAATTATACTTTTAGTGGAATGATGTTCAATTGTACTGATTCATTAGAGGGAGAATATACCCGTTCAATGATTTTAAATCCTGTAAAATATGAAGGGTTTACTATTCATTGTGATTAATTGAAATACAATCTCAAAAGAATATATAAAAACATCCTTCCTCAATTCTGAAGAAGGATGTTTGTCGATTTCTACTTATTAAATTGCTCTACAGTTTATTTAGATTTCAGCTTGTGAATACATCACTTCTGATTAACGAATAAGAGTAATGTATTTCATTTACACTGTTCATACTAACATATATGTAAAAGTAAGGGATATAATACTGTAACCGATACACTTATTATACTATCATCAATCCTTTTTTGACATTGAATAATTATATAAATTTATAGGATCTAATAAATGCTTGATAAATATTAATTACTAATAAAATAAATACTCTCTTAGAGAAAGACTTACTATTTTTTTATTAAATACAGCATTGTAATTATGAAAATTGGTAAGGTATTTTCCATCATAAATGAATAATAATTAACAACAACTTTTTATGAAGTCTATTTTGACCTTAATGATTATTCTAACTAGTATAATCTGTACTGCACAAAACAAAAAAACAAGTAAATTTAATGTCCCCGTTACCGTTGATGAACTCTCTGAACCAGGCAATGTATTGGTTCGAAATGTACATGAAGGTGTAACGATTTTCAAAACTCATGTAAAATCCGATGAGTATAAACTTTCCGCCTATAATCGAAAAAAACAATTGATCTTTACTATCAATGTTGATGAAGGTAACAACAATAAAATACTTTCATTTAAAGAACAGAGGCAACAATTTCCCGCAGAATTAGAACTAACGGAAGAACTAGTAAAAGTCTTCTATAGGGATATTCAAGGCAACAGAAAATCCATTGCTTTTACTAGGGGTGAAATACTCTAAAATCAAAAAGTCTCAAACCATCTAACAAGGTTTGAGACTTTCTTTTTATGTACTACTTACATTTAGATTGTAATTGATTTTTTCAAGTTTCTTGTTCCCAGAGTAAGTGACGTATTCAGCAATCACTTGTACGTTATGTTGAATGTTCGCTCCTTTTGGTAATTTCAATAACACCCTACCTTCACGATCCTTCATCTCTGCTTTTATCAGTTGGTGCTTTTTAAAGTCTAAACACTGTACATCTTCTTTTTGGTAACAGACATAAAATTTCAGGTTTTTCCTTTTTTCAGATAACGTCAACTTTAGTACTACCTCATCATGGGAAGATGAAGGAAAAGTTTTCTTTACGAAGACCTTCGGATATTTAGATAACTTTTTCCCTGATTTAGAATACTCTTCCGTTCCAAAAGTTAACTTCCCTCCCATGTAAGGAATAATAGCTTTCACTTTTCCATCGCTATAAAAAAACTTCCTTTCCGTTAGAATATCATTTTCATATAATACTTCCTTATACAGTGTTCCATTTTTATAGAACTCTTTTACTATACCATCTTTCTTACCATTAATATAAAAAATTGATTTCCACAACTGACCATTATCGTAATACGTTTTGGCCCAACCATCTTTTACACCTTTTGAGCTATAATTTACCTCTGCTTTGATTTTTTTCTGATCGACATCATAATAGCTTTTAATAAGGCCTTGCTTCTTTAAGTTAGCCGTTTGTGTGTATTGACTCGATACTTGATCTGAATTCTTTTTTTGATTATCACAAGAAAATAATGTGATAATTAGAAAGGTGATGTAAGTAATGTTTTTCATTGGAAGAGTGTAATGTTTGGTTATCTAATGTACTGAAAAAGTATTAAATATTAATTCGGATCAGATAATGTTTTCTATAGTTTTAGTTTTTATAGTAAGATTAGATATCTTTAAGAAATTTTAAAGCTTCAATACATTCATTTTTTTAGCTGTGAAAAGACTTCTAATTACCCTATTTGTATTTACTCTTAGTACCCTTTCGATATTTAGCCAAAATGATAGAGGATTGGTATTGAATGAGCCTCAATCAACATCACAAAAAAAGATTAAAGCTGTTATTGTTGGTGTTTCGGAATATTCTAATTTTCCACAAGAAGCACAATTACAATTTGCAGATGATGATGCGACTGCTTTTGCCAATTTTCTAATGGAGCACAAAGCTGTTGCTCCAGAAGACATTAAATTACTCGTTAATAAAGAGGCGACACAATCAAGTCTAGAGCATCATATCATGAAAACCTTAGGGGATGGGCAGGAAGGCGAAGAAATTATTATCTACTTTGCTGGTCATGGTGATGTAGATATGGTCGGTGATGCCTACTTATTAGCCAACGATGCATTAGCAAAGAACGAAGAAGGTTATATGATGGGTATTGGTGGTTCACTTCCATTAAGTAGATTGAAAAAATACGTCAACCTCCTATCTAGCAAAAAAGGGTTTAAAGTTCTTATGGTTACCGATGCTTGTAGGTCAGGAGAGTTATTAAGTTCGGATGGAACGGATTCTGAATTTTCACAATTCTACAATGACTGGAATAATACTCATAAATATGTGTCTTGTGGACCCAATGAATTATCAAAAGAGGGATTACAATGGGGAAATGGTCATGGAGCATTTACATTCCACCTACTACAAGGTTTAATGGGTCTTGCTGATTCAAATGGAGATAATAAAATATACCATGGAGAACTTAATAGTTACATAACATCTAAAGTTCCTGCAGAAACTGATTATGATCAAAATCC of Flammeovirga agarivorans contains these proteins:
- a CDS encoding toxin-antitoxin system YwqK family antitoxin; this encodes MKNITYITFLIITLFSCDNQKKNSDQVSSQYTQTANLKKQGLIKSYYDVDQKKIKAEVNYSSKGVKDGWAKTYYDNGQLWKSIFYINGKKDGIVKEFYKNGTLYKEVLYENDILTERKFFYSDGKVKAIIPYMGGKLTFGTEEYSKSGKKLSKYPKVFVKKTFPSSSHDEVVLKLTLSEKRKNLKFYVCYQKEDVQCLDFKKHQLIKAEMKDREGRVLLKLPKGANIQHNVQVIAEYVTYSGNKKLEKINYNLNVSST